Proteins from one Oncorhynchus masou masou isolate Uvic2021 chromosome 12, UVic_Omas_1.1, whole genome shotgun sequence genomic window:
- the LOC135549378 gene encoding olfactory receptor 1496-like, with protein sequence MDNTSVTVFTMTAYAVMENNKYLQFSMFLLLYILIISFNFLLIAVICCQRALHQPMYVFICNLAANGLYGSTGFLPSTLILLLSETYEISLPWCLIQIYWVHTYAAVEFHILAVMGYDRYVAICYPLHYHSIMSIPKMCKLIALAWLYPFSLFLMYFCFTLRLRFCGRFIHFKLFCVNFELVKNACSTTSYHSIVGLVLIAFIMIPQLFMIIFSYAHIFRVCLKSPKESQVKALKTCIPHLLSVINYSIGGLFEIAQSRFNMSGTSFMVRIIMSLYYTLLTPLINPAIYGMANQAIRMHVLKICRVSNRLASC encoded by the coding sequence ATGGACAACACATCTGTAACAGTATTTACCATGACTGCGTATGCTGTCATGGAAAATAACAAGTACCTGCAGTtttcaatgtttttgttgttgtatattTTGATAATCTCTTTCAATTTTCTGCTGATTGCTGTGATATGCTGTCAGAGAGCTCTGCATCAACCTATGTACGTGTTCATATGTAACTTAGCTGCTAACGGACTATACGGCAGCACTGGATTTCTTCCCTCGACTCTGATTCTACTTTTGTCTGAGACATATGAGATATCGTTGCCATGGTGTCTAATACAAATCTATTGGGTGCATACATATGCAGCGGTTGAATTTCATATTTTGGCTGTCATGGGATATGACCGGTATGTTGCCATCTGTTATCcactacattatcacagcatcatGTCTATTCCCAAGATGTGTAAACTTATTGCATTGGCATGGCtatatcccttttctctctttctgatgTACTTCTGCTTTACTTTGAGATTGAGGTTTTGTGGGAGGTTCATACATTTTAAATTGTTTTGTGTCAATTTTGAATTGGTGAAAAATGCGTGTTCTACTACATCTTACCATAGTATTGTAGGACTTGTGCTAATAGCTTTCATTATGATCCCACAGCTCTTCATGATTATATTCTCATATGCACACATTTTCAGGGTCTGTCTGAAATCCCCAAAAGAATCTCAGGTAAAAGCACTGAAAACGTGCATCCCTCATTTACTTTCAGTAATAAACTACTCTATTGGAGGGCTTTTTGAAATAGCTCAAAGTAGATTTAACATGAGTGGGACATCTTTTATGGTTCGGATCATCATGTCACTATACTATACATTGCTTACACCATTGATAAACCCTGCAATTTACGGAATGGCCAATCAAGCCATCAGAATGCATGTCTTAAAAATATGCCGTGTGTCTAACAGGTTGGCCTCCTGTTGA